The following coding sequences are from one Shewanella eurypsychrophilus window:
- a CDS encoding methyl-accepting chemotaxis protein: MDFKKALISSSVILLTISLLVSNWLSYIYIRDTTIQSVNEKSLALVDYESNKLSTWFDNQVLAVDSIVSNYKNGMIDKDFALVARLAQSGSHLTNICLGFESGIAYSSTSDHGWTNGMSPADYDPRVRPWYQQGRSTNGLDITDIYIDKYTGEQGVSIVSNLGDGAIFGSIELSMLDATVTDINFPGAFAVIADGFGNIMASSSGDYRLDDSFSDIGLRDVERRMLANIETQQEYRFNGVDKLAFTKAIDLVNGKRWYLFIGVDKAVAYAGVDTALKNAIMLSLVMLLISVLASLGILRILYRPILELKEMVSALSTGNGDLTRRLTVGSNDDLGQISAGINRFIASLQAMMLEIKGSANNISHSAERLRAQTDSNAEILNAHTQETEQVVTAIEEMSATANDVANNASETALFTQNTHSQATKSKVVVAQAEETVAQLALEVDKTAADIAAIDKDTLDITNVLKVIGDIADQTNLLALNAAIEAARAGEQGRGFAVVADEVRALAARTQTSTAEIECTLAKLRRGADAAMLAMQATKDTCQKTSQATHLVAEDLGVISDSVEQITELNTQIATAAEEQNAVSAEITRNISSMSEMVAELSVNGEKTVNETIELTAAQRQLNTLVEQFKLK, from the coding sequence TTGGATTTTAAAAAAGCATTAATATCATCTTCAGTTATATTACTGACTATTAGCTTATTAGTTTCTAATTGGCTTTCATATATCTATATCAGAGATACCACGATTCAGAGTGTTAATGAGAAAAGCTTAGCCTTAGTCGATTATGAATCAAATAAACTTAGCACTTGGTTTGATAATCAAGTGTTAGCGGTCGATTCTATCGTTAGTAATTACAAGAATGGCATGATTGATAAAGATTTTGCTCTTGTTGCTAGGCTGGCTCAGAGCGGCAGTCATTTGACCAATATATGTTTAGGGTTTGAATCCGGTATCGCCTACTCCTCGACCAGTGATCATGGTTGGACAAACGGGATGAGCCCCGCCGATTATGACCCTCGTGTACGTCCCTGGTATCAACAAGGGCGGAGTACAAACGGATTAGATATTACTGATATTTATATCGACAAATATACAGGCGAGCAAGGTGTATCGATCGTCAGTAATCTGGGAGACGGTGCTATTTTTGGTAGCATAGAGCTCTCAATGTTAGATGCCACCGTTACAGATATTAATTTTCCAGGTGCTTTCGCAGTAATAGCGGATGGTTTCGGAAATATCATGGCATCCAGCTCAGGAGATTATAGGCTTGATGATAGCTTTTCTGACATAGGTTTGCGTGATGTCGAAAGGCGGATGTTAGCGAATATTGAAACGCAGCAAGAGTACAGATTTAACGGTGTAGATAAATTGGCTTTTACTAAGGCGATAGACTTGGTCAATGGCAAACGTTGGTATCTGTTCATTGGCGTGGATAAAGCGGTGGCTTACGCAGGAGTAGATACAGCCCTGAAGAATGCAATTATGCTTTCACTGGTTATGCTGCTGATATCAGTTTTGGCCTCTCTTGGAATATTAAGAATCTTATATCGGCCTATTCTTGAGCTCAAGGAGATGGTTAGTGCTCTATCTACGGGGAATGGCGATCTCACTCGTAGGTTAACCGTCGGTAGTAACGATGATCTAGGGCAAATATCAGCAGGAATAAACCGTTTCATTGCCAGCTTGCAGGCGATGATGCTGGAGATAAAGGGGTCAGCAAATAATATCTCTCACAGTGCCGAGCGCTTGAGGGCGCAGACAGATTCAAACGCTGAAATATTAAATGCTCACACCCAGGAAACTGAGCAGGTAGTGACAGCGATCGAGGAGATGAGTGCGACCGCAAATGATGTCGCTAACAATGCCTCGGAAACGGCGCTGTTTACCCAAAATACTCACTCTCAAGCGACTAAGTCTAAAGTGGTTGTCGCTCAGGCCGAAGAGACTGTCGCCCAGTTAGCGTTGGAGGTCGACAAGACCGCTGCCGATATTGCCGCAATCGATAAAGATACGTTAGATATAACCAATGTACTTAAAGTTATCGGAGATATTGCCGATCAAACTAATCTTTTGGCGTTAAACGCGGCCATCGAGGCTGCGCGTGCAGGAGAGCAAGGAAGGGGTTTTGCCGTCGTTGCCGATGAAGTAAGAGCTTTAGCAGCCCGAACTCAGACAAGTACGGCCGAAATTGAGTGTACATTGGCTAAGTTGCGTCGCGGAGCTGATGCGGCCATGTTAGCCATGCAAGCGACAAAAGATACCTGTCAAAAAACAAGCCAAGCTACACATCTGGTTGCCGAGGATCTTGGGGTGATTAGTGATTCAGTTGAGCAGATCACCGAGTTGAATACTCAGATCGCGACAGCTGCCGAAGAGCAGAATGCAGTGTCTGCGGAGATCACCCGTAATATATCTTCGATGAGTGAGATGGTTGCCGAGCTATCTGTGAATGGAGAAAAAACGGTCAATGAAACAATCGAATTGACTGCAGCACAGCGCCAGTTAAATACCTTAGTCGAACAGTTTAAACTAAAGTAA